The Chlorocebus sabaeus isolate Y175 chromosome 20, mChlSab1.0.hap1, whole genome shotgun sequence genomic sequence CCGACGGAGCTGCAGGACGTGGGAGAGCCCGCTTGGCTGGAACCGCTACTCCTCAGCGAGGAGGAATACCGGGCTCTGCTGGAGGAGCTTTAGGACGCGGGGTTGGGACGGGATCGGGGGCGGGGCGGTGGCCTCCCTTTGGCGGTGGGCACCGGGCTCGGTGTGGAGAGGCCTGTTTTCCCTCCGGGCTGAGCAGCCTGGCATTCCTGCCTTCCGGGTctgggcgcggcggcggcggcggcggcggcggcggccggagaCTCCACACCGAGGAGAACTGAGCATCCCGGGGATTCCAGAGCCGGCCCAGGTTCCAGGAGGGGGGACCGTCTACTGCGCATGCGCGGGTGTGCGGGCAGCGGCCTAGGCTCTGGGAGCGGCCCCGGCAGAGCTCTCATGCTTTTCCACCACCCGACCCCCGCCCgatgccccaccccactccccaacgcggcgcgcacacacacacccacacacacgcaccccccgacacacccacacaaccacacccccacacacccaaacacaccacccccacccccacccccaccacgacCGCCAGCAGCACCACCGTGTTCTGCACTGGGCTGCTGGTTGGAGACCTCCATGCCCCGAAACACCGGGCCCGGGCAGCGTCCGGGCCTGCTCTCCCTCCGGCGGCTCGCCTCCTCTGTGCCTCCGCTCCACCGTCACTCGCCCACCCGTGCCCCTGCCGCCTTCCCCGCCGTCGGCATGGAGCACCTGGCGGCTACATGCACCCCCCAGATCCCACACAAACCCGGGATGCTGACCGCTCCAGGCGgggggaaggcaggcagagatggagagatgagAGCCAGACCTCGGGGGATGGACGCAGGAGGGAcgttggaagggagggagggagggagggagggagggacggagggacggagagagggagggagtggggaacggAGGGAAAGACGGAGCGACGGAGGGACGGGGGGGGGGGCGGGCGGGAGGGAGCAAGGGTCAGAGGGACTCCGGCAGGGAGGAAAAGCGGTCTCCGGCCTCCAGCAGCAACAGggccgcccctcccccacgccccCGCGCGCCGGGGGAAAAAAGGCGAGCGCCCAGCGCGGGCAGAGGGCGGGGCCCACGGCCGCCGCGTGGGCCGGCGGGGCACTCATTCCCCGAGGAACGGGCCATGTCCGCCAAGGCGAAAGACCCAGACTCGGGTGGCCGTCCGGTTTTCACCCGCATGGTTTGCCGacctcccatccccaggctgAGCCCTGCAATGCAGCGCGAGGCGGGCAGCCCCGTCCACACAGGAGTCACACTCAGGACGACTGAGGCACGAATCGGGATTCCACGTTGCTTTGCCGTctgccgggggggggggggtcgggTGCTCACGTCTCTGAAGCCCCCGGAAGCCTGACCGTGCTGACTGTTTGATTCCCGAGCTCTGCGGAGACCCAGAATCTTCCAGGGAGGCGTGGAACGCCAGCACCGTGCCTTCGCTCTACTCGCCTGTTTCCAGGGCGGGCCACGGTGGAGACTCCCCCTACGTTGCGTTGCGTGATGCAGGCATCCGTGGTCAGGCCGCGACGCCGGGGATGCAGTCTTTCTCCGGGGTGTCGCTCCGCCCTTCCGCGTGGAAGTGAACGCGACCCACACACCTGCGTGTGTGAGCCTGTGATGACAACGGCGACAACCACGGGCACGGCCTCCTTCCCGGGGAGAGGGCCCGGAAAACTCAAGACTCTCACGGAGGTCCAGTTCCACACTCCACTCCACCCTTCCgggctggcttctccctgctgaaGACGCCCGCGGAGCCCCGAGAGCGGCTTCCAGTCCCCGCAGAATCCctggagaggcccagagagccagcccctgaagcccgccccccgccccctcccccctccccccaccccactccccaccccactccccacctcccgggcttctccggccccacccacacccaggccacagtgaCCTGGGCCCTGTGGGTCCCGGCTTCCGAGGGCGAGGGCGGGCTGGCCCTGGGCTCCTCCTGCATTCCTGAAGGGGTGGAGCCTGTGGGCCTTTATAAGGGCCGCTGGCCGGCTGGGCCGGCCTCCTGGCTGGACCTGCTCGCCCTGCACAGGCCGACTGAGGGGCACGGGAGCCCGCCGGCCTCTCTCTGCCCGTGTCTGTCCGCGGAATTCCGGCCAGGTCTCCCCGCGATGGCTCTCCCGACACCTGGAGACGGCGCCCTCCCGGCGGAGGCCCGAGGACGAGGACGGCGAAGGAGACTCGTTTGGACCCCgagccagagggaggccctgcgAGCCTGCTTTGAGCGGAACCCGTACCCGGGCATCGCCACCAGGGAAGAGCTGGCCCGGGCCATCGGCATTCCGGAGCCCAGGgtccagatttggtttcagaacgagAGATCACGCCAGCTGAGGCAGCACCGGCGGGAATCTCGGCCCTGGCCCGGGAAACGCGGCCCGCAAGAAGGCAGGCGAAAGCGGACCGCCGTCACCCGGTCCCAGACCGCCCTGCTCCTGCGAGCCTTCCAGCAGGATCGCTTTCCGGGCATCGCCACCCGGGAAGAACTGGCCAGAGAGACGGGCCTCCCGGAGTCCCGgattcagatttggtttcagaaccggagggccaggcacccaggccagggtggCGGGGCACCGGCGCACGCAGGCGGCCTGTGCGACGCGGCCCCCGGCGGGTGTCTCCCCGCCCCCTCGCCGTTGGCCTTCGCCCACACCGGGGCGTGGGGAACGGGGCTTCCCGCGCCCCACGTGCCCTGCGCGCCCTGGACTCTCCCACCGGGGGCTTTCGCgagccagggagcaggggccGTCGCCCCGCTGCAGCCCGGCCAGGCCGCGCAGGCAGCGGGGATCCCCCATCCAGCCCCGGCAGGCGGGGATTGGGAACTTTCCTACGCTGCCCTGGCGACTCCGGAAGGGGCGCTCTCCCACCCTCAGACCCCCCGGGGGTGGCCTCCGCGCCCGAGCCAATGGCGGGGGGACCAGGACCCGCAGCACCACAGCCTGCCGGGCCCTTGCTCGGTGGGACAGCCCGGGCCCGCCGGAGCTGAGCCGCAGGGCCAGGGTGTGCTCGCGCCGCCCACGTCCCAGGGGAGTccgtggtggggctggggccaggggccCCAGGTCGCCGGGGCGGCGTGGGAGCCCCAAATCGGGgcagctccacctccggggcccGCGCCCCGGGAGGCCTCCGCGGGGCAGGAGCAGATGCAAGCCGTCCGGGCGCCCTCCCCGCCGCTCCAGGAGCCTGGGCGCTCGTCtgcactcccctccagcctgctggATGAGCTCCTGGAGACCCCCGAGTTTCTGCAGCAGGCGCAACCTCTGCTAGAAACGGAGGCCCCGACGGAGCTGCAGGACGTGGGAGAGCCCGCTTGGCTGGAACCGCTACTCCTCAGCGAGGAGGAATACCGGGCTCTGCTGGAGGAGCTTTAGGACGCGGGGTTGGGACGGGATCGGGGGCGGGGCGGTGGCCTCCCTTTGGCGGTGGGCACCGGGCTCGGTGTGGAGAGGCCTGTTTTCCCTCCGGGCTGAGCAGCCTGGCATTCCTGCCTTCCGGGTctgggcgcggcggcggcggcggcggcggcggcggccggagaCTCCACACCGAGGAGAACTGAGCATCCCGGGGATTCCAGAGCCGGCCCAGGTTCCAGGAGGGGGGACCGTCTACTGCGCATGCGCGGGTGTGCGGGCAGCGGCCTAGGCTCTGGGAGCGGCCCCGGCAGAGCTCTCATGCTTTTCCACCACCCGACCCCCGCCCgatgccccaccccactccccaacgcggcgcgcacacacacacccacacacacgcaccccccgacacacccacacaaccacacccccacacacccaaacacaccacccccacccccacccccaccacgacCGCCAGCAGCACCACCGTGTTCTGCACTGGGCTGCTGGTTGGAGACCTCCATGCCCCGAAACACCGGGCCCGGGCAGCGTCCGGGCCTGCTCTCCCTCCGGCGGCTCGCCTCCTCTGTGCCTCCGCTCCACCGTCACTCGCCCACCCGTGCCCCTGCCGCCTTCCCCGCCGTCGGCATGGAGCACCTGGCGGCTACATGCACCCCCCAGATCCCACACAAACCCGGGATGCTGACCGCTCCAGGCGgggggaaggcaggcagagatggagagatgagAGCCAGACCTCGGGGGATGGACGCAGGAGGGAcgttggaagggagggagggagggagggagggagggagggacggagggacggagagagggagggagtggggaacggAGGGAAAGACGGAGCGACGGAGGGACGGGGGGGGGGGCGGGCGGGAGGGAGCAAGGGTCAGAGGGACTCCGGCAGGGAGGAAAAGCGGTCTCCGGCCTCCAGCAGCAACAGggccgcccctcccccacgccccCGCGCGCCGGGGGAAAAAAGGCGAGCGCCCAGCGCGGGCAGAGGGCGGGGCCCACGGCCGCCGCGTGGGCCGGCGGGGCACTCATTCCCCGAGGAACGGGCCATGTCCGCCAAGGCGAAAGACCCAGACTCGGGTGGCCGTCCGGTTTTCACCCGCATGGTTTGCCGacctcccatccccaggctgAGCCCTGCAATGCAGCGCGAGGCGGGCAGCCCCGTCCACACAGGAGTCACACTCAGGACGACTGAGGCACGAATCGGGATTCCACGTTGCTTTGCCGTctgccgggggggggggggtcgggTGCTCACGTCTCTGAAGCCCCCGGAAGCCTGACCGTGCTGACTGTTTGATTCCCGAGCTCTGCGGAGACCCAGAATCTTCCAGGGAGGCGTGGAACGCCAGCACCGTGCCTTCGCTCTACTCGCCTGTTTCCAGGGCGGGCCACGGTGGAGACTCCCCCTACGTTGCGTTGCGTGATGCAGGCATCCGTGGTCAGGCCGCGACGCCGGGGATGCAGTCTTTCTCCGGGGTGTCGCTCCGCCCTTCCGCGTGGAAGTGAACGCGACCCACACACCTGCGTGTGTGAGCCTGTGATGACAACGGCGACAACCACGGGCACGGCCTCCTTCCCGGGGAGAGGGCCCGGAAAACTCAAGACTCTCACGGAGGTCCAGTTCCACACTCCACTCCACCCTTCCgggctggcttctccctgctgaaGACGCCCGCGGAGCCCCGAGAGCGGCTTCCAGTCCCCGCAGAATCCctggagaggcccagagagccagcccctgaagcccgccccccgccccctcccccctccccccaccccactccccaccccactccccacctcccgggcttctccggccccacccacacccaggccacagtgaCCTGGGCCCTGTGGGTCCCGGCTTCCGAGGGCGAGGGCGGGCTGGCCCTGGGCTCCTCCTGCATTCCTGAAGGGGTGGAGCCTGTGGGCCTTTATAAGGGCCGCTGGCCGGCTGGGCCGGCCTCCTGGCTGGACCTGCTCGCCCTGCACAGGCCGACTGAGGGGCACGGGAGCCCGCCGGCCTCTCTCTGCCCGTGTCTGTCCGCGGAATTCCGGCCAGGTCTCCCCGCGATGGCTCTCCCGACACCTGGAGACGGCGCCCTCCCGGCGGAGGCCCGAGGACGAGGACGGCGAAGGAGACTCGTTTGGACCCCgagccagagggaggccctgcgAGCCTGCTTTGAGCGGAACCCGTACCCGGGCATCGCCACCAGGGAAGAGCTGGCCCGGGCCATCGGCATTCCGGAGCCCAGGgtccagatttggtttcagaacgagAGATCACGCCAGCTGAGGCAGCACCGGCGGGAATCTCGGCCCTGGCCCGGGAAACGCGGCCCGCAAGAAGGCAGGCGAAAGCGGACCGCCGTCACCCGGTCCCAGACCGCCCTGCTCCTGCGAGCCTTCCAGCAGGATCGCTTTCCGGGCATCGCCACCCGGGAAGAACTGGCCAGAGAGACGGGCCTCCCGGAGTCCCGgattcagatttggtttcagaaccggagggccaggcacccaggccagggtggCGGGGCACCGGCGCACGCAGGCGGCCTGTGCGACGCGGCCCCCGGCGGGTGTCTCCCCGCCCCCTCGCCGTTGGCCTTCGCCCACACCGGGGCGTGGGGAACGGGGCTTCCCGCGCCCCACGTGCCCTGCGCGCCCTGGACTCTCCCACCGGGGGCTTTCGCgagccagggagcaggggccGTCGCCCCGCTGCAGCCCGGCCAGGCCGCGCAGGCAGCGGGGATCCCCCATCCAGCCCCGGCAGGCGGGGATTGGGAACTTTCCTACGCTGCCCTGGCGACTCCGGAAGGGGCGCTCTCCCACCCTCAGACCCCCCGGGGGTGGCCTCCGCGCCCGAGCCAATGGCGGGGGGACCAGGACCCGCAGCACCACAGCCTGCCGGGCCCTTGCTCGGTGGGACAGCCCGGGCCCGCCGGAGCTGAGCCGCAGGGCCAGGGTGTGCTCGCGCCGCCCACGTCCCAGGGGAGTccgtggtggggctggggccaggggccCCAGGTCGCCGGGGCGGCGTGGGAGCCCCAAATCGGGgcagctccacctccggggcccGCGCCCCGGGAGGCCTCCGCGGGGCAGGAGCAGATGCAAGCCGTCCGGGCGCCCTCCCCGCCGCTCCAGGAGCCTGGGCGCTCGTCtgcactcccctccagcctgctggATGAGCTCCTGGAGACCCCCGAGTTTCTGCAGCAGGCGCAACCTCTGCTAGAAACGGAGGCCCCGACGGAGCTGCAGGACGTGGGAGAGCCCGCTTGGCTGGAACCGCTACTCCTCAGCGAGGAGGAATACCGGGCTCTGCTGGAGGAGCTTTAGGACGCGGGGTTGGGACGGGATCGGGGGCGGGGCGGTGGCCTCCCTTTGGCGGTGGGCACCGGGCTCGGTGTGGAGAGGCCTGTTTTCCCTCCGGGCTGAGCAGCCTGGCATTCCTGCCTTCCGGGTctgggcgcggcggcggcggcggcggcggcggcggccggagaCTCCACACCGAGGAGAACTGAGCATCCCGGGGATTCCAGAGCCGGCCCAGGTTCCAGGAGGGGGGACCGTCTACTGCGCATGCGCGGGTGTGCGGGCAGCGGCCTAGGCTCTGGGAGCGGCCCCGGCAGAGCTCTCATGCTTTTCCACCACCCGACCCCCGCCCgatgccccaccccactccccaacgcggcgcgcacacacacacccacacacacgcaccccccgacacacccacacaaccacacccccacacacccaaacacaccacccccacccccacccccaccacgacCGCCAGCAGCACCACCGTGTTCTGCACTGGGCTGCTGGTTGGAGACCTCCATGCCCCGAAACACCGGGCCCGGGCAGCGTCCGGGCCTGCTCTCCCTCCGGCGGCTCGCCTCCTCTGTGCCTCCGCTCCACCGTCACTCGCCCACCCGTGCCCCTGCCGCCTTCCCCGCCGTCGGCATGGAGCACCTGGCGGCTACATGCACCCCCCAGATCCCACACAAACCCGGGATGCTGACCGCTCCAGGCGgggggaaggcaggcagagatggagagatgagAGCCAGACCTCGGGGGATGGACGCAGGAGGGAcgttggaagggagggagggagggagggagggagggagggacggagggacggagagagggagggagtggggaacggAGGGAAAGACGGAGCGACGGAGGgacggggggggggggcgggcggGAGGGAGCAAGGGTCAGAGGGACTCCGGCAGGGAGGAAAAGCGGTCTCCGGCCTCCAGCAGCAACAGggccgcccctcccccacgccccCGCGCGCCGGGGGAAAAAAGGCGAGCGCCCAGCGCGGGCAGAGGGCGGGGCCCACGGCCGCCGCGTGGGCCGGCGGGGCACTCATTCCCCGAGGAACGGGCCATGTCCGCCAAGGCGAAAGACCCAGACTCGGGTGGCCGTCCGGTTTTCACCCGCATGGTTTGCCGacctcccatccccaggctgAGCCCTGCAATGCAGCGCGAGGCGGGCAGCCCCGTCCACACAGGAGTCACACTCAGGACGACTGAGGCACGAATCGGGATTCCACGTTGCTTTGCCGTCTGCCGGGGGGGGGGGGTCGGGTGCTCACGTCTCTGAAGCCCCCGGAAGCCTGACCGTGCTGACTGTTTGATTCCCGAGCTCTGCGGAGACCCAGAATCTTCCAGGGAGGCGTGGAACGCCAGCACCGTGCCTTCGCTCTACTCGCCTGTTTCCAGGGCGGGCCACGGTGGAGACTCCCCCTACGTTGCGTTGCGTGATGCAGGCATCCGTGGTCAGGCCGCGACGCCGGGGATGCAGTCTTTCTCCGGGGTGTCGCTCCGCCCTTCCGCGTGGAAGTGAACGCGACCCACACACCTGCGTGTGTGAGCCTGTGATGACAACGGCGACAACCACGGGCACGGCCTCCTTCCCGGGGAGAGGGCCCGGAAAACTCAAGACTCTCACGGAGGTCCAGTTCCACACTCCACTCCACCCTTCCgggctggcttctccctgctgaaGACGCCCGCGGAGCCCCGAGAGCGGCTTCCAGTCCCCGCAGAATCCctggagaggcccagagagccagcccctgaagcccgccccccgccccctcccccctccccccaccccactccccaccccactccccacctcccgggcttctccggccccacccacacccaggccacagtgaCCTGGGCCCTGTGGGTCCCGGCTTCCGAGGGCGAGGGCGGGCTGGCCCTGGGCTCCTCCTGCATTCCTGAAGGGGTGGAGCCTGTGGGCCTTTATAAGGGCCGCTGGCCGGCTGGGCCGGCCTCCTGGCTGGACCTGCTCGCCCTGCACAGGCCGACTGAGGGGCACGGGAGCCCGCCGGCCTCTCTCTGCCCGTGTCTGTCCGCGGAATTCCGGCCAGGTCTCCCCGCGATGGCTCTCCCGACACCTGGAGACGGCGCCCTCCCGGCGGAGGCCCGAGGACGAGGACGGCGAAGGAGACTCGTTTGGACCCCgagccagagggaggccctgcgAGCCTGCTTTGAGCGGAACCCGTACCCGGGCATCGCCACCAGGGAAGAGCTGGCCCGGGCCATCGGCATTCCGGAGCCCAGGgtccagatttggtttcagaacgagAGATCACGCCAGCTGAGGCAGCACCGGCGGGAATCTCGGCCCTGGCCCGGGAAACGCGGCCCGCAAGAAGGCAGGCGAAAGCGGACCGCCGTCACCCGGTCCCAGACCGCCCTGCTCCTGCGAGCCTTCCAGCAGGATCGCTTTCCGGGCATCGCCACCCGGGAAGAACTGGCCAGAGAGACGGGCCTCCCGGAGTCCCGgattcagatttggtttcagaaccggagggccaggcacccaggccagggtggCGGGGCACCGGCGCACGCAGGCGGCCTGTGCGACGCGGCCCCCGGCGGGTGTCTCCCCGCCCCCTCGCCGTTGGCCTTCGCCCACACCGGGGCGTGGGGAACGGGGCTTCCCGCGCCCCACGTGCCCTGCGCGCCCTGGACTCTCCCACCGGGGGCTTTCGCgagccagggagcaggggccGTCGCCCCGCTGCAGCCCGGCCAGGCCGCGCAGGCAGCGGGGATCCCCCATCCAGCCCCGGCAGGCGGGGATTGGGAACTTTCCTACGCTGCCCTGGCGACTCCGGAAGGGGCGCTCTCCCACCCTCAGACCCCCCGGGGGTGGCCTCCGCGCCCGAGCCAATGGCGGGGGGACCAGGACCCGCAGCACCACAGCCTGCCGGGCCCTTGCTCGGTGGGACAGCCCGGGCCCGCCGGAGCTGAGCCGCAGGGCCAGGGTGTGCTCGCGCCGCCCACGTCCCAGGGGAGTccgtggtggggctggggccaggggccCCAGGTCGCCGGGGCGGCGTGGGAGCCCCAAATCGGGgcagctccacctccggggcccGCGCCCCGGGAGGCCTCCGCGGGGCAGGAGCAGATGCAAGCCGTCCGGGCGCCCTCCCCGCCGCTCCAGGAGCCTGGGCGCTCGTCtgcactcccctccagcctgctggATGAGCTCCTGGAGACCCCCGAGTTTCTGCAGCAGGCGCAACCTCTGCTAGAAACGGAGGCCCCGACGGAGCTGCAGGACGTGGGAGAGCCCGCTTGGCTGGAACCGCTACTCCTCAGCGAGGAGGAATACCGGGCTCTGCTGGAGGAGCTTTAGGACGCGGGGTTGGGACGGGATCGGGGGCGGGGCGGTGGCCTCCCTTTGGCGGTGGGCACCGGGCTCGGTGTGGAGAGGCCTGTTTTCCCTCCGGGCTGAGCAGCCTGGCATTCCTGCCTTCCGGGTctgggcgcggcggcggcggcggcggcggcggcggccggagaCTCCACACCGAGGAGAACTGAGCATCCCGGGGATTCCAGAGCCGGCCCAGGTTCCAGGAGGGGGGACCGTCTACTGCGCATGCGCGGGTGTGCGGGCAGCGGCCTAGGCTCTGGGAGCGGCCCCGGCAGAGCTCTCATGCTTTTCCACCACCCGACCCCCGCCCgatgccccaccccactccccaacgcggcgcgcacacacacacccacacacacgcaccccccgacacacccacacaaccacacccccacacacccaaacacaccacccccacccccacccccaccacgacCGCCAGCAGCACCACCGTGTTCTGCACTGGGCTGCTGGTTGGAGACCTCCATGCCCCGAAACACCGGGCCCGGGCAGCGTCCGGGCCTGCTCTCCCTCCGGCGGCTCGCCTCCTCTGTGCCTCCGCTCCACCGTCACTCGCCCACCCGTGCCCCTGCCGCCTTCCCCGCCGTCGGCATGGAGCACCTGGCGGCTACATGCACCCCCCAGATCCCACACAAACCCGGGATGCTGACTGCTCCAGGCGgggggaaggcaggcagagatggagagatgagAGCCAGACCTCGGGGGATGGACGCAGGAGGGAcgttggaagggagggagggagggagggagggagggagggagggacgg encodes the following:
- the LOC140709408 gene encoding double homeobox protein 4C-like, which gives rise to MALPTPGDGALPAEARGRGRRRRLVWTPSQREALRACFERNPYPGIATREELARAIGIPEPRVQIWFQNERSRQLRQHRRESRPWPGKRGPQEGRRKRTAVTRSQTALLLRAFQQDRFPGIATREELARETGLPESRIQIWFQNRRARHPGQGGGAPAHAGGLCDAAPGGCLPAPSPLAFAHTGAWGTGLPAPHVPCAPWTLPPGAFASQGAGAVAPLQPGQAAQAAGIPHPAPAGGDWELSYAALATPEGALSHPQTPRGWPPRPSQWRGDQDPQHHSLPGPCSVGQPGPAGAEPQGQGVLAPPTSQGSPWWGWGQGPQVAGAAWEPQIGAAPPPGPAPREASAGQEQMQAVRAPSPPLQEPGRSSALPSSLLDELLETPEFLQQAQPLLETEAPTELQDVGEPAWLEPLLLSEEEYRALLEEL